In Myxococcus virescens, a single genomic region encodes these proteins:
- a CDS encoding NADase-type glycan-binding domain-containing protein, whose protein sequence is MILLSLLLAATPPVMLEPNAGSANRLHPRRVTASSFLENGWNKHAQNYLPLYIADDDPATAWVEGAKGRGEGEAIEWWGPELSRAKTYRLFLRNGFQKSEKLFRANARPRKVKLEPLVQGETGPQATGTALEMELKDVLGWQEVRLPVPNKVHGVRLTLVSTYPGTSYDDTCLSDFRVYVEGEDPYKPEAEAAAFEQVRAFALERKQAAARGGSAAKMEWAPRYEVETLLTLERSYEEGEPPRGNTYAVGLLSTVPVKDSYKSALDRAKKVAELFDRASLDYEGQDSEARAKWTRVKPAQLKAQTASARTALSAMESDGIVRVAGLLHLGDASFFEADASQAQMLASIEKLDKKEAQQTKACISKCEKRRAGTREDSYDCSCVGECMGCGDPSLPAAEKLKHQLTGGDFLLGSLARPTAFLRGKSELSGSRESWYAFRQTLVTYAGEKADVVLTNDQTDMMMEGTVSLRIHVIDWGETNGKASPTAITSFLVSETRVQVLRYRPAPRA, encoded by the coding sequence ATGATTCTCCTGTCGCTCCTCCTCGCCGCGACACCGCCCGTCATGCTCGAACCCAATGCGGGCTCGGCGAACCGGCTGCATCCCCGCCGTGTGACGGCCTCCTCCTTCCTGGAGAACGGCTGGAACAAGCACGCCCAGAACTATCTGCCGCTCTACATCGCGGATGACGACCCGGCCACCGCCTGGGTGGAAGGCGCCAAGGGCCGCGGCGAGGGCGAGGCCATTGAATGGTGGGGACCGGAGCTGTCGCGCGCGAAGACCTACCGCCTGTTCCTTCGCAATGGCTTCCAGAAGTCCGAAAAGCTCTTCCGCGCCAACGCCCGGCCTCGCAAGGTGAAGCTGGAGCCGCTGGTCCAGGGAGAGACGGGCCCCCAGGCGACGGGCACCGCGCTGGAGATGGAGCTGAAGGACGTCCTCGGCTGGCAGGAAGTCCGCCTGCCCGTTCCGAACAAGGTCCACGGCGTGCGGCTCACGCTCGTCTCCACCTATCCCGGGACGTCCTACGACGACACCTGCCTCAGTGACTTCCGCGTGTACGTGGAGGGGGAAGACCCCTACAAGCCGGAGGCCGAGGCCGCGGCCTTCGAGCAGGTCCGCGCCTTCGCGCTCGAGCGGAAGCAGGCCGCTGCCCGCGGCGGAAGCGCCGCCAAGATGGAGTGGGCGCCCCGCTACGAGGTGGAGACGCTGCTCACGCTGGAGCGCTCATACGAGGAGGGTGAGCCTCCGCGGGGAAATACCTACGCCGTCGGACTGCTCTCCACGGTTCCGGTGAAGGACAGCTACAAGTCGGCGCTGGACCGCGCGAAGAAGGTGGCCGAGCTCTTCGACCGCGCGAGCCTCGACTACGAGGGCCAGGACTCCGAGGCGCGCGCGAAGTGGACACGCGTCAAGCCGGCGCAGCTCAAGGCCCAGACGGCCTCGGCGCGCACGGCCCTGTCCGCCATGGAGAGCGACGGCATCGTGCGCGTCGCGGGGCTGCTCCACCTGGGAGACGCGTCCTTCTTCGAGGCGGATGCCAGCCAGGCGCAGATGCTGGCGAGCATCGAGAAGCTGGACAAGAAGGAGGCCCAACAGACCAAGGCCTGCATCAGCAAGTGTGAGAAGCGCCGCGCGGGGACCCGCGAGGACAGCTACGACTGCTCCTGCGTGGGCGAGTGCATGGGCTGCGGCGACCCCAGCCTCCCCGCGGCAGAGAAGCTCAAACACCAGCTCACCGGCGGCGACTTCCTCCTGGGCTCACTTGCCCGCCCCACGGCGTTCCTGCGTGGCAAGTCCGAGCTCTCCGGGAGCCGTGAGTCCTGGTACGCCTTCCGTCAGACGCTCGTCACCTACGCGGGCGAGAAAGCCGATGTCGTTCTTACGAACGACCAGACAGACATGATGATGGAGGGCACCGTCTCCCTGCGCATCCATGTCATCGACTGGGGCGAGACGAACGGCAAGGCGAGCCCGACCGCCATCACCAGCTTCCTCGTCTCCGAGACCCGGGTCCAGGTGCTGCGCTACCGCCCGGCGCCTCGGGCCTGA
- a CDS encoding cytochrome P450 yields MSIHPAGASTAAPLPPLSPGAPLIGHLRALRKDPLHFLQAQVREYGDVVRLPMGPTDLVLVAHPDGVRHVLQDHARNYSKQSRGFRVLQELLGHGLLTSEGGHWLRQRRLAQPAFHRQRVAGFARTMVDAAADLAATLEARADTGAAFNVAEDFTRLTLRIASTTLFGADVSSAAHDIATAMSRLQVFVYKRLTQPVPLSLRLPLPAHRQFERDVGSLNRVVHGIIAKRRRESGEHHDLLQMMMEAHDDDTGERMSDTQLRDEVLTLLIAGHETTASALAWTLMLLSQHPGVRRDMESELARELGGRNPTYEDLPQLELTHRVVDESLRLYPPAWALSRIATEEDLVGGFRIPKGAHLLIAPWVTHRHPSIWDNPEGFDPDRFLPEREQARPRFAWFPFGGGPRQCIGNQFALMELVLVLATLLQRVRLNLTPGQVIHPTPAITLRPRPGVWVTASRP; encoded by the coding sequence ATGTCTATCCATCCAGCGGGTGCGTCCACCGCCGCGCCGCTTCCGCCCTTGTCACCAGGAGCCCCGCTGATCGGACATCTCCGTGCCCTGAGAAAGGACCCGCTCCACTTCCTGCAAGCCCAGGTGCGGGAATACGGCGACGTGGTGCGCCTCCCCATGGGGCCCACCGACCTCGTCCTGGTGGCGCACCCGGATGGCGTGCGCCACGTCCTTCAAGACCATGCGCGCAACTACAGCAAACAGTCTCGCGGATTCAGGGTGCTTCAAGAACTGCTGGGCCACGGCCTGCTCACCAGCGAGGGTGGCCATTGGCTGCGGCAGCGCCGGCTCGCGCAACCCGCTTTCCATCGCCAACGGGTCGCGGGCTTCGCGAGGACCATGGTGGACGCGGCAGCGGACCTCGCCGCCACGCTGGAGGCCCGCGCCGACACGGGCGCCGCGTTCAATGTGGCCGAGGACTTCACCCGCCTGACGCTTCGCATCGCCAGCACGACGCTGTTCGGCGCCGACGTCAGCAGCGCCGCGCATGACATCGCGACGGCGATGAGCCGGCTGCAAGTGTTCGTCTACAAGCGGCTCACACAACCCGTGCCGCTTTCCTTGCGCCTTCCGCTTCCCGCCCATCGGCAGTTCGAGCGAGACGTCGGCAGCCTCAACCGCGTGGTGCACGGCATCATCGCGAAGCGACGACGCGAGAGCGGCGAGCACCACGACCTGCTGCAGATGATGATGGAGGCACACGACGATGACACGGGCGAGCGGATGAGCGACACGCAGCTCCGCGACGAGGTCCTGACCCTGCTGATCGCCGGCCATGAAACGACGGCGAGCGCGCTGGCATGGACCCTCATGCTGTTGTCCCAGCACCCGGGCGTACGCAGGGACATGGAGTCGGAGCTGGCGCGTGAGCTGGGTGGCCGCAACCCCACGTACGAGGACCTGCCCCAGTTGGAACTCACCCACCGCGTGGTGGACGAATCCTTGCGGCTCTATCCACCGGCATGGGCCCTCTCTCGAATCGCCACCGAGGAGGACCTCGTGGGCGGATTCCGGATTCCCAAAGGCGCCCATCTGTTGATCGCCCCCTGGGTGACGCATCGGCACCCGAGCATCTGGGACAATCCCGAAGGCTTCGACCCGGATCGCTTCCTTCCCGAACGGGAGCAGGCGCGTCCACGCTTCGCCTGGTTCCCTTTCGGCGGTGGGCCACGTCAGTGCATCGGCAACCAGTTCGCGCTGATGGAGTTGGTCTTGGTGCTGGCCACCCTGCTCCAACGCGTCCGGCTGAACCTCACGCCGGGCCAGGTCATCCACCCCACGCCCGCCATCACCCTGCGCCCCAGGCCCGGCGTCTGGGTCACGGCCTCGCGGCCCTGA
- a CDS encoding putative toxin-antitoxin system toxin component, PIN family encodes MMAGLEHLMPFTPLPVVLDTNVVLDLFVFDDPYTRPLAEALAAGTLTAWTDADTLAELGYVLASRNFQPGLGAPHRTAAFERYRAQVHMAPSAESVPTPSLPRCRDRDDQKFLSLAARAGAAWLVSKDKRVLSMADRTGLSFAILTPRQAVARLPPRG; translated from the coding sequence ATGATGGCCGGATTGGAACACCTGATGCCCTTCACACCGCTGCCGGTGGTCCTGGATACCAACGTGGTCCTGGACCTTTTCGTGTTCGATGACCCCTACACACGCCCGCTGGCCGAGGCCCTGGCGGCGGGGACGCTGACGGCCTGGACGGACGCGGACACGCTGGCGGAGCTGGGCTACGTGCTGGCCTCGCGCAACTTTCAACCCGGCCTGGGGGCGCCCCATCGGACCGCTGCGTTCGAGCGCTACCGGGCCCAGGTCCACATGGCGCCGTCCGCCGAGTCCGTGCCCACGCCGTCATTGCCCCGCTGCCGGGACCGGGACGACCAGAAGTTCTTGAGCCTGGCCGCGCGAGCCGGAGCGGCGTGGCTGGTGAGCAAGGACAAGCGGGTGTTGTCCATGGCGGACCGTACGGGCCTGTCTTTCGCCATCCTCACGCCCCGGCAGGCCGTGGCTCGCCTACCACCCAGGGGGTAG
- a CDS encoding alpha-ketoglutarate-dependent dioxygenase AlkB — MAFSPHKGRSLAHKARQRSPGHHYNASFMSAADRAETLSWLATLHPLWEERYSKHFPPPPGQSQRRLLRPVYWLGNWQFACLDYYHPPKGILNRCVQAEPFPAVLQRQVTKIEELARRMYRGPDMPPRWHLNTCLVNFYGSRLEDGRWVDTARVGEHKDFEPGPVASLSFGERALIQFVTSSRPGERDAVVLEQWLDDGSLQLFGGARWKDQTFHRVQRVDTRTGKTLAPELPDFRTRRINLTFRYVPDEHVIPFAALSREAREDVRPYMAKLAQGSAFFREALAREAPGTPA; from the coding sequence ATGGCGTTTTCACCGCACAAGGGCCGCTCGCTGGCCCACAAGGCCCGTCAGCGCTCCCCCGGCCACCACTACAACGCGAGCTTCATGTCCGCCGCCGACCGCGCGGAGACCCTGAGCTGGCTCGCGACGCTCCACCCGCTGTGGGAAGAGCGCTACTCCAAGCACTTCCCCCCGCCACCGGGGCAGTCCCAGCGGCGGCTGCTGCGGCCGGTGTACTGGCTCGGCAACTGGCAGTTCGCGTGTCTCGACTACTACCACCCGCCCAAGGGCATCCTGAACCGGTGCGTCCAGGCCGAGCCCTTTCCGGCGGTGCTCCAGCGCCAGGTGACGAAAATCGAGGAGCTGGCGCGGCGGATGTACCGCGGACCGGACATGCCTCCCCGCTGGCACCTCAACACCTGCCTGGTGAACTTCTACGGGAGCCGGTTGGAGGACGGGCGCTGGGTGGACACCGCCCGAGTGGGCGAGCACAAGGACTTCGAGCCGGGCCCCGTGGCCTCGCTGTCCTTCGGTGAGCGTGCCCTCATCCAGTTCGTCACGTCCTCCCGCCCAGGCGAACGTGACGCGGTGGTGCTGGAGCAGTGGCTGGATGACGGCTCGCTCCAGCTCTTCGGCGGCGCGCGCTGGAAGGACCAGACGTTCCACCGCGTGCAGCGGGTGGACACGCGCACGGGCAAGACGCTGGCCCCGGAGCTGCCGGACTTCCGCACCCGCCGCATCAACCTGACGTTCCGCTACGTGCCGGACGAGCACGTCATCCCGTTCGCCGCGCTCTCCCGCGAGGCGCGCGAGGACGTGCGGCCCTATATGGCGAAGCTCGCGCAGGGCAGCGCCTTCTTCCGCGAGGCCCTCGCGCGCGAGGCGCCGGGCACGCCGGCCTGA
- a CDS encoding penicillin-insensitive murein endopeptidase: protein MRAQDSVPGAAAEPLPEAPPLASASATEPVAPVAEAASAPTSTADDCALSAEDLESEEEELAEGEGDDGEKETPDAVAAGAASTGPLYTADISDEELARRWKDEIASLGSMAVGFAHSGRLVNAKQFPQGEDWIVVTPAGAWATEETVNYLADAIRDVRARFPNAPPLRVNGMSHKEGGYMRPHKSHQNGRDVDVGFYYPTVDPIRTRAREHVIDVRMNWEFIRSVLVKTDVQMILVDRRVRKVIYDHAVRAGEDKAWLDSIFNDGPTGIVRHARGHRDHFHIRFHNPRAQELGRRVQPFLALQPEHNVTTHRIRNGDTLGGIALRYGSSVAMIKKANRMKNNFLRAGNRLSVPLRGPCTHCPVPPPLVLPTRRLPPNVVAPAMVAAAPVAKAENGCVRTEGAVAREAATVVPAVGAASVEAASTVLSSAPVAESAPVVTSAVGNSVDAAVVKPAAGGALDVAAVKPAGGTSINVASTVNPANAVNVASTVVPAAAEGAAATTPATTETAVAQPASAKVAPAEQTAASSPAPAMEPTVVPTREKGEGAAGITHGR from the coding sequence GTGCGTGCCCAGGACTCCGTCCCTGGGGCCGCCGCCGAGCCGCTACCCGAGGCTCCTCCGCTGGCGTCCGCTTCCGCCACCGAGCCGGTGGCCCCGGTGGCGGAGGCTGCTTCCGCGCCCACGTCCACCGCGGATGACTGTGCGTTGAGCGCGGAGGACCTGGAGTCCGAGGAGGAGGAGCTGGCCGAGGGCGAGGGCGACGACGGCGAGAAGGAGACGCCGGACGCCGTGGCCGCGGGCGCCGCTTCGACAGGGCCGCTCTACACGGCTGACATCTCCGATGAGGAGCTGGCGCGGCGGTGGAAGGACGAGATTGCCTCGCTGGGCTCCATGGCCGTGGGCTTCGCGCACAGCGGCCGGCTGGTGAACGCCAAGCAGTTCCCCCAGGGGGAGGACTGGATCGTCGTCACGCCCGCGGGCGCCTGGGCCACCGAGGAGACCGTCAACTACCTGGCCGACGCCATCCGCGACGTGCGCGCCCGCTTCCCGAACGCGCCTCCGCTGCGGGTCAATGGGATGAGCCACAAGGAGGGCGGCTACATGCGCCCTCACAAGAGCCACCAGAACGGCCGTGACGTGGACGTGGGCTTCTACTACCCGACGGTGGACCCCATCCGGACCCGCGCGCGCGAGCACGTCATCGACGTGCGCATGAACTGGGAGTTCATCCGCTCGGTGCTCGTGAAGACGGACGTGCAGATGATTCTCGTCGACCGTCGCGTGCGGAAGGTCATCTACGACCACGCCGTGCGCGCGGGCGAGGACAAGGCGTGGTTGGACTCGATTTTCAATGACGGCCCCACGGGCATCGTCCGGCATGCCCGCGGCCACCGCGACCACTTCCACATCCGCTTCCACAACCCGCGTGCCCAGGAGCTGGGCCGCCGGGTGCAGCCGTTCCTGGCGCTCCAGCCGGAGCACAACGTGACGACGCACCGCATCCGGAACGGTGACACGCTGGGCGGCATCGCGCTCAGGTACGGGTCGTCGGTGGCGATGATCAAGAAGGCCAACCGGATGAAGAACAACTTCCTGCGCGCGGGGAACCGGCTGTCCGTGCCCCTGCGCGGGCCCTGCACGCACTGCCCGGTGCCGCCGCCGCTCGTGCTGCCCACCCGGCGCCTGCCGCCGAACGTGGTGGCGCCGGCGATGGTTGCCGCCGCTCCCGTGGCGAAGGCGGAGAATGGGTGTGTTCGGACCGAGGGCGCCGTGGCGCGGGAGGCGGCCACCGTCGTTCCCGCGGTGGGCGCGGCCTCCGTCGAGGCGGCATCGACTGTGTTGTCCTCCGCTCCCGTGGCGGAGTCGGCTCCGGTGGTGACGTCGGCTGTGGGGAACTCCGTGGATGCGGCTGTGGTGAAGCCCGCGGCCGGTGGGGCTCTGGACGTGGCTGCGGTGAAGCCTGCTGGAGGGACATCCATCAATGTGGCTTCGACGGTGAATCCCGCGAACGCCGTCAACGTGGCGTCGACGGTGGTCCCCGCCGCGGCGGAAGGGGCCGCGGCGACGACGCCTGCCACCACGGAGACCGCGGTGGCGCAGCCCGCTTCCGCCAAGGTGGCTCCGGCGGAGCAGACCGCTGCGTCCAGCCCGGCTCCGGCCATGGAGCCCACCGTCGTACCGACGCGCGAGAAGGGCGAGGGCGCCGCGGGCATCACTCACGGCCGCTGA
- a CDS encoding multiheme c-type cytochrome, whose product MSVLVLFACSLLATAPTARFPKGTARMDVGPAPHDLPDWNVQRCAECHAVQVDAWRHSGHATARTDDVFQVALTEDRPGWCVQCHAPLARNLERGPLPKDSPPEERGVTCAGCHAPTGNEGQTPGMPCAGCHQFGFPVLTSAGQRVRLSSTQLQQDTVGEWRRWQTQSGDTRHCTTCHMPQGDHGFGGTRRTESLKAALRVEQAGASLRVSTHEVGHAFPSGDVMRWVSVEVSEGPLFETSRTVATFGRSLEVREWPHEPLPHLGAVEDTRLLPGETRQVPLPKGARYARVVYHLVSREQEDSGLYPPGLSQLVLWAEPLQPFPLSHSPKERTP is encoded by the coding sequence GTGTCCGTGCTCGTCCTCTTCGCCTGTTCGCTGCTGGCCACAGCCCCCACGGCGCGTTTTCCCAAAGGCACCGCGCGCATGGACGTGGGACCCGCGCCGCATGACCTGCCGGACTGGAATGTCCAGCGCTGCGCGGAATGCCACGCCGTCCAGGTGGACGCCTGGCGACACAGCGGGCACGCCACGGCCCGCACGGATGACGTCTTCCAGGTCGCGTTGACCGAGGACCGGCCCGGCTGGTGTGTGCAATGTCACGCGCCGCTCGCCCGGAACCTGGAGCGGGGCCCGCTCCCCAAGGACAGCCCTCCCGAGGAGCGCGGTGTCACCTGCGCCGGCTGCCATGCCCCCACGGGCAACGAAGGCCAGACGCCCGGAATGCCCTGCGCGGGCTGTCATCAGTTCGGCTTCCCCGTGCTGACGAGCGCGGGCCAGCGGGTGCGGCTTTCCTCCACGCAGCTTCAACAGGACACAGTGGGAGAGTGGCGCCGCTGGCAGACCCAGAGCGGTGACACGCGCCATTGCACGACCTGCCACATGCCCCAGGGAGACCACGGCTTCGGAGGCACGCGGCGCACCGAGTCCCTCAAGGCCGCGCTCCGGGTGGAACAGGCGGGCGCGTCACTCCGCGTCTCCACACACGAGGTGGGCCATGCCTTTCCCTCGGGTGACGTCATGCGCTGGGTGAGCGTGGAAGTCTCCGAGGGCCCCCTCTTCGAAACCTCCCGCACCGTGGCCACGTTCGGCCGCAGCCTGGAGGTCCGGGAATGGCCCCACGAGCCCCTGCCCCACCTGGGCGCGGTGGAGGACACGCGCTTGCTGCCTGGAGAGACACGCCAGGTGCCGCTCCCCAAGGGGGCCCGGTACGCGCGCGTCGTCTACCACCTCGTGTCCCGCGAGCAGGAAGACTCGGGGCTCTACCCGCCGGGCCTGTCCCAGCTCGTGCTCTGGGCCGAGCCCCTTCAACCTTTTCCGCTGTCACACAGCCCGAAGGAACGCACGCCATGA
- a CDS encoding energy transducer TonB, whose protein sequence is METLFRNGRLALAAVLVLALAPMALAAAGSPQLQAFFQQDLTSADYQQKVYSRVAGKWRQPGAKGTPGLGKKTVVRAVIGRDGKLLSADVSTESGSKTWDAAALSAVKKAAPFPPLPANFPGATLDAHFHVAWAAGP, encoded by the coding sequence TTGGAAACCCTGTTCCGAAATGGTCGCCTGGCGCTCGCCGCCGTGCTCGTCCTGGCCCTGGCGCCCATGGCCCTGGCCGCCGCGGGCAGTCCGCAACTCCAGGCCTTCTTCCAGCAGGACCTGACCAGCGCTGACTACCAGCAGAAGGTCTACTCGCGCGTCGCGGGGAAGTGGCGGCAACCCGGGGCCAAGGGCACTCCCGGTCTGGGGAAGAAGACGGTGGTCCGGGCCGTGATTGGCCGGGACGGCAAGCTCCTCTCCGCCGACGTGTCCACGGAGTCTGGTTCGAAGACGTGGGATGCCGCCGCGCTGTCGGCCGTGAAGAAGGCGGCGCCCTTCCCGCCGCTGCCGGCGAACTTCCCCGGCGCCACGCTGGACGCCCACTTCCACGTGGCCTGGGCGGCCGGGCCCTGA
- the deoD gene encoding purine-nucleoside phosphorylase translates to MATPHISAAPGDFADVVLMPGDPLRARYISDRFLEGAREVTSVRNMLGFTGTFRGRRVSVMGHGMGVPSISIYATELIKTYGVRVLIRVGSCGALSTDVKVREVIVATGAGTDSNVNRMRLMGHDFAAVADFTLARRAVEAAERRNKPVRAGPVFTSDLFYHPQEQLNATLARMGVLAVEMEVAGLYGVAAESGARALGLLTVSDHIITGEKLTPQERQTTFDEMIELALDVAHAEPTP, encoded by the coding sequence ATGGCGACTCCTCATATCTCCGCTGCCCCGGGTGACTTCGCTGACGTGGTCCTCATGCCCGGCGACCCGCTCCGCGCTCGTTACATCTCCGACCGCTTCCTGGAAGGTGCCCGCGAGGTCACCTCCGTGCGCAACATGCTCGGCTTCACCGGGACCTTCCGGGGCCGGCGCGTGTCGGTGATGGGGCACGGCATGGGTGTTCCCTCCATCTCCATCTACGCCACCGAGCTCATCAAGACGTATGGGGTGCGCGTGCTCATCCGCGTGGGCAGCTGCGGCGCGCTGAGCACCGACGTGAAGGTCCGGGAGGTCATCGTCGCGACGGGGGCCGGCACGGACTCCAACGTGAATCGGATGCGGCTGATGGGGCATGACTTCGCCGCGGTGGCGGACTTCACGCTCGCGCGCAGGGCCGTGGAGGCGGCGGAGCGGCGCAACAAGCCTGTGCGCGCCGGCCCCGTCTTCACCTCCGACCTCTTCTACCACCCGCAGGAGCAGCTCAACGCCACCCTGGCGCGGATGGGGGTCCTGGCCGTCGAGATGGAGGTCGCCGGCCTCTACGGCGTGGCCGCGGAGTCGGGCGCCCGCGCGCTGGGGTTGCTCACGGTGTCGGACCACATCATCACCGGGGAGAAGCTCACGCCGCAGGAGCGGCAGACGACGTTCGACGAGATGATTGAGCTCGCCCTGGACGTCGCACACGCCGAACCCACGCCGTAG
- a CDS encoding zinc-dependent alcohol dehydrogenase family protein, whose product MKAYEIQAGFGLDKLVQVERPDPTPGPMQVRVRVKATSLNSRDLMMVEGRYNPRQKLPLIPNSDAAGVVDAVGPGVTRVKPGDRVMSLFSQAWSAGEPTRAAQVSTLGGPLDGALADTMLLHEDGAVPTPAHLTDEEAATLPCAAVTAWSALVTHGALKAGDTVLLQGTGGVSIFALQIAKLLGARIIITSSSDAKLARARTLGAHEGINYGTTPDWDKAARALTGGVGVDHVVEVGGAGTFEKSLRAVRPGGTVSVIGVLSGGAGTVPLTPILMQNLRVQGIFVGHRQSFDALNRAFALHAVRPVVDRVFEFSEARAAFEHLKSGAHFGKVVVRVG is encoded by the coding sequence ATGAAAGCCTATGAAATCCAAGCAGGGTTCGGGTTGGACAAGCTGGTGCAGGTCGAGCGGCCGGACCCGACGCCCGGCCCCATGCAGGTGCGGGTGCGCGTGAAGGCCACGAGCCTCAACTCCCGTGACTTGATGATGGTGGAGGGGCGTTACAACCCCCGGCAGAAGCTGCCACTCATTCCCAACTCGGACGCGGCGGGCGTCGTGGATGCGGTAGGCCCGGGTGTGACGCGGGTGAAGCCCGGTGACCGGGTGATGAGCCTCTTTTCCCAGGCCTGGAGCGCCGGAGAGCCCACGCGGGCGGCGCAGGTGAGCACGCTGGGGGGACCGTTGGACGGTGCCCTCGCGGACACGATGCTGCTGCACGAGGACGGCGCGGTGCCCACGCCCGCCCATCTCACCGATGAAGAGGCTGCGACGCTGCCGTGCGCGGCCGTGACGGCGTGGAGCGCGCTGGTCACCCATGGGGCGCTCAAGGCGGGTGACACCGTCTTGCTTCAGGGCACCGGTGGCGTGTCCATCTTCGCGTTGCAGATTGCGAAGCTGCTGGGCGCGCGAATCATCATCACCTCCAGCAGTGACGCCAAGCTGGCGCGAGCCCGGACGCTCGGCGCGCATGAAGGCATCAACTACGGGACGACGCCGGACTGGGACAAGGCTGCGCGCGCGCTGACGGGCGGCGTGGGCGTGGACCACGTGGTGGAAGTGGGTGGAGCGGGAACCTTCGAGAAGTCGCTGCGCGCGGTCCGGCCCGGCGGCACGGTGTCTGTGATTGGCGTGCTCAGCGGTGGCGCGGGGACGGTGCCGCTGACGCCCATCCTCATGCAGAACCTGCGGGTGCAGGGCATCTTCGTGGGCCACCGGCAGAGCTTCGACGCGCTCAACCGGGCCTTCGCGCTGCACGCCGTTCGCCCGGTGGTGGACCGCGTCTTCGAGTTCTCCGAGGCGCGCGCTGCTTTCGAGCACCTCAAGAGTGGGGCGCACTTCGGGAAGGTGGTCGTCCGGGTGGGGTGA
- a CDS encoding DEAD/DEAH box helicase, producing MSDTFDNLGLSRETLGALRRARFTQPTPIQQQAIPPALAGRDVIGCAATGTGKTAAYVLPLVERLAGKKGTLALVLAPTRELVQQIAEPVRFFAEPRRLTHATVIGGEDMGAQVNTLKTLPSFVIATPGRLVDLMENTAIRFPHLEALVLDEADRMLDMGFLPQLERIVAHLPRRRQTLLFSATLGPDVTRFAKSRLYKPVRLEVTRSGTPAERAEQRLYFLRPEEKTPLLLTLLAQDSATALVFTRAKERVDKVQRALQRAGHRTAVLHADRTQNQRKQAMEGFRNGTYRCLVATDIAARGLDVEDVGHVINYDLPHAPEDYVHRIGRTARAAASGVASTFATTREGQVITRIEHLMRSEIPRVQVPREDPVFKEAWEAFLAAQKDPGPPQKDHGQSKRAPDQTPGRHARSHGKRRS from the coding sequence GTGAGCGACACCTTCGACAATCTGGGCCTCTCGCGGGAGACGCTGGGCGCCCTGCGCCGCGCGCGTTTCACGCAGCCCACGCCCATCCAGCAGCAGGCCATCCCTCCAGCGCTCGCCGGGAGGGATGTCATCGGCTGCGCGGCCACCGGAACGGGCAAGACGGCCGCGTATGTCCTCCCCCTGGTGGAACGGCTCGCGGGGAAGAAGGGCACGCTCGCGCTGGTGCTGGCCCCCACGCGTGAGCTGGTCCAGCAAATCGCGGAGCCGGTGCGCTTCTTCGCGGAGCCCCGCCGCCTCACGCACGCCACCGTCATTGGCGGTGAGGACATGGGCGCGCAGGTCAATACCCTGAAGACGCTGCCTTCCTTCGTCATCGCCACGCCCGGACGGCTGGTGGACCTGATGGAGAACACCGCCATCCGCTTCCCGCACCTGGAAGCGCTCGTGCTGGATGAAGCGGACCGGATGCTCGACATGGGCTTCCTGCCGCAGCTCGAACGCATCGTCGCCCACCTGCCTCGCCGCCGGCAGACGCTGCTGTTCTCCGCGACGCTCGGGCCCGACGTCACCCGCTTCGCCAAGAGCCGGCTGTACAAGCCCGTGCGCCTGGAGGTCACCCGCAGCGGCACGCCCGCCGAGCGCGCCGAGCAACGGCTGTACTTCCTCCGGCCCGAGGAGAAGACGCCGCTGCTGCTCACCCTGCTGGCCCAGGACTCGGCGACGGCGCTGGTGTTCACCCGAGCGAAGGAGCGCGTGGACAAGGTCCAGCGGGCGCTCCAGCGCGCGGGACACCGGACCGCGGTGCTGCACGCGGACCGCACGCAGAACCAGCGCAAGCAGGCCATGGAGGGCTTCCGGAACGGCACCTACCGCTGCCTCGTGGCCACCGACATCGCGGCGCGCGGGCTCGACGTGGAGGACGTGGGCCACGTCATCAACTACGACCTGCCCCATGCACCCGAGGACTACGTGCACCGCATCGGCCGCACGGCTCGGGCCGCCGCCAGCGGTGTCGCCTCGACCTTCGCCACCACGCGCGAGGGGCAGGTCATCACGCGCATCGAGCACCTGATGCGCTCGGAGATTCCCCGCGTCCAGGTGCCGCGCGAGGACCCCGTCTTCAAGGAGGCCTGGGAGGCCTTCCTCGCCGCGCAGAAGGACCCGGGCCCTCCGCAGAAGGACCACGGGCAGTCGAAGCGCGCGCCAGACCAGACACCGGGGCGGCACGCGCGCTCGCACGGCAAGCGCCGCTCGTAG